The genomic region CGAGAAGCGTACCAACAAATTCGCTCGGAGTTTATCCTGAGCTCGTCGAAGGGCTTTATCGCTCAGCGCTCATCGACAAAAGCTCAAAAACACCTTGAAGAAAATGATGCGTAATTCTCGCCGTCAGTCCCCAAAGATTGAACACCTCGGAAGAACCCGGCCGCGAGTACTGAAAATTTAAATATTTCATGCGCTCAAAATCAGCAAGATCCAAGTCGGACTGAAATTGTTCAAACAAAACGTCCAGAGGAATTTCAACGATCTCGGCTACTTCAAAGTCGTTGATTTTATACTTCGGCTGTTCAGGGCACCAGGCCAGATGAGCGGCTGCATCGTGGCTGGATATCAGGGTGTCGAAAAAACCCATCTCCCCTAAATAAGTA from candidate division KSB1 bacterium harbors:
- a CDS encoding CoA pyrophosphatase; amino-acid sequence: GYIPAAVLLLFFEKEQQSHLVYIRRTHGMNIHSGHMAFPGGKIDPEDDSSFATATREASEEIGVDEDQYTYLGEMGFFDTLISSHDAAAHLAWCPEQPKYKINDFEVAEIVEIPLDVLFEQFQSDLDLADFERMKYLNFQYSRPGSSEVFNLWGLTARITHHFLQGVFELLSMSAER